The genomic interval GTTCCACGATGCCGAGGCGGACACCGAGCTGACGCAGCCGCTGCGGGATGGCGTTGACCGGGGTGGCGGTGACGACGAGGAGGCCGAACACGGTGAGCAGCACCAGCAGCGGTACGGCGAGCACCTCGCCCATCATGAAGATCAGCGGCTTGGAGGTGGCCCAGCCGATCAGCCCGCCCGCGTCCTGCATCGCCTCGGTGCCCGCGTCCCGGCCCGGCGAACCGCAGGCGATATGGACCTGACCGAGGACTCCGATGACCAGGGCGGAGAGTCCGATGACGATACGGCCGTTGGCGTCGGGCCGCTCCGGGTACAGGATCAGCCGCACCGCCATCGCGCCCAGCAGTATCGGCGCGAGCAGATCGAGCCGGCCGAAGGCCCCGGTCACCAGCATCTCGACCAGGTCGCCGACCGGCCCCTGGAGGTTGGACCAGGTGCCCGCGGCGACGATCAGCGCCAGGCCGAGCAGCAGCAGGGCGAGCCCGTCCTTGCGGTGGGCGGGGTCAAGTCCCTTGGCTCCGCGCCCTATCGACCGGAACAGCGCGCCGACGCCGTGCGCCGCGCCGAGCCAGACCGCCCGCACCAGCCGGTAGACGCCTCCGGTGGGTGACGGCGCGGGTTTGGGCGCGGGCTTCCTGGCCACCGCCTTCTTCGCGGGGGCCTTCTTCGCGGGAGCAGCCGACTTCTTGGGCGCGGTCTTCTTGGCGGGCGCGGCTTTCTTCGCCGGGCCCGAGGTACGGCCGACGCGCTTCGCGGTGCCCGCCGCGCCCTGGGAACCCTTGCCGGACGTACGTGAGGCCATGGTGCCGAGGTTACCGCTGTCGTCGCCCGTGAATACGTTCGCCTACTGGTTCACCCGACCGTGTCGCCCTCGGAGGGCCGGGAACTGACGCCGCCTCACGGCAGCGGCCGACGCGCGCCGAGCCGGAGGGGCCGGAAATCGTCAGCTCTGTGCGGGCATGACGCCCGTACCCCCGCCGGTGCCCGGCTCCAGCGCGTCGAGCGCGCGGCGCAGGCCGGTCAGCTTGCGTTCGAGGTGGGCGGCGGTGGCTACCGCCGCGGCGTCCGCGGATTCGTCGTCGAGCTGCTTGGAGAGCGCTTCGGCCTGCTCCTCGACCGCCGCGAGCCGCGCGGAGAGTTCGGCCAGCAGACCGGCAGGCTCCCTCTCGCGCTCGCCGCCCGCGTGGCCGTCGCCCTCCAACTGGAGCCGCAGCAGTGCGGCCTGTTCGCGGAGCTTGCAGTTCTTCATGTACAGCTCGACGAAGACCGAGACCTTGGCCCGCAGGACCCATGGGTCGAACGGCTTCGAGATGTAGTCCACCGCACCGGCCGCGTAGCCGCGGAAGGTGTGATGCGGGCCGTGGTTGATCGCGGTGAGGAAGATGATCGGGATGTCCCGGGTCCGCTCCCGCCGCTTGATGTGCGCGGCTGTCTCGAAACCGTCCATGCCCGGCATCTGGACGTCCAGCAGAATGACCGCGAAGTCGTCCGTGAGCAGCGCTTTGAGCGCCTCCTCCCCTGACGATGCCCGGACCAGTGTCTGATCGAGCGCAGAGAGGATGGCCTCCAGCGCCAGCAGATTCTCCGGCCGGTCATCGACCAGGAGGATCTTGGCCTTCTGCACCATGGCCCGTCCTCCTCGCCCCGGAAATGCACCGGGTGCCGCCCCAGGGGACGACTCCCTTACGCCGTCCGTCCTTGTGCCGGTCATGGTAGCCGCACCCCGCCCGTCACCACACCCTGTCACCGCGATGTCACTGTGCACATACCGCAAACGCGGTTTGAGAACAGAAGGTTCCCCGAGTACGGCGGGTTCACACCCGCTCGAGCACAGTCGGTCAACAACTGACGCTCATTTGTTCCCATCCCCATCACTCTCCGTGCATCCACTGCTCCATCACCGCAAGCAAGTGATCAGGATCGACCGGCTTCGTCACATAGTCGGAAGCCCCGCAATCGATGGCCTTCTCCCGGTCGCCCTTCATGGCCTTCGCGGTGAGCGCGACGATCGGCAACCCGGCGAACTGCGGCATCCGACGGATTGCGGTCGTCGTCGCGTAACCGTCCATCTCGGGCATCATGATGTCCATCAGCACGACCGTCACATCGTCGTGCTGCTCCAGGACTTCGATGCCCTCACGGCCGTTCTCCGCGTACAGCACCGCCAGTCCGTGCTGCTCCAGCACGCTGGTGAGGGCGAAGACGTTGCGGATGTCGTCGTCGACGATGAGGACCTTCTCACCGCGGAAGCGGAACGTCCGCCGGGGCTCCCTCTCCCCCTCCGCCGCCGGCTGGCTCTGCGCCTGGCTCTCGCCGTGGCTCCCCTGCGTCTGCACCCACTCCTCCTGCTGCGGAGGGCTCTCGGGAGTGGTCCGGCCGGTGGGCAGCGCGGGCCTGCCGGCCGCGTCTCCCAGGGCCTTGCGCCGCCGCCGGAACATCCCGGCGGAGTTGGCCGGGTCGCCGAACGGAGCCGGCTGGCCCTGCGGGGCCTGGACGTGCCCCATCTCGCCCGCGCCGCCCAACACCTCGGCGGAACCGGAACCCACCGCGGGGTAGCCCTGGGGCGGCAGTTCGGCCCGGTGCAGCGGCAGGTACAGGGTGAAGGTGGAACCGCGTCCCGGCTCGCTCGCCGCGTGGATCTCGCCGCCGAGCAGCCGTGCGATCTCCCGGCTGATCGAGAGACCGAGGCCGGTGCCGCCGTACTTCCGGC from Streptomyces sp. CA-278952 carries:
- a CDS encoding response regulator yields the protein MVQKAKILLVDDRPENLLALEAILSALDQTLVRASSGEEALKALLTDDFAVILLDVQMPGMDGFETAAHIKRRERTRDIPIIFLTAINHGPHHTFRGYAAGAVDYISKPFDPWVLRAKVSVFVELYMKNCKLREQAALLRLQLEGDGHAGGEREREPAGLLAELSARLAAVEEQAEALSKQLDDESADAAAVATAAHLERKLTGLRRALDALEPGTGGGTGVMPAQS